The Stigmatella aurantiaca DW4/3-1 genome contains the following window.
GCCAGCTCCGCGGGCGCCTCGGGCGCGGAGGTGGGGTGGGTGAGCTGCGCCAGGGCGGCCTCGGGTTGGGGCGTGCGGCCCAGCTCACGGGGCAGGAACAGGAGGACGAGGAGCGCGGGGGCCATGGCCACCGTGGTGAAGGTGAAGAAGCCCGCCCAACCCAGGGACTCGGCGAGGAAGCCCGAGGCGGCGCCCATGAGGTGCATGGGAACGGCGGACAGGCTGGAGAGCAACGCGTATTGGGTGGCGGAGAAGCTCCGGTTGCAGAGGGCCGTGATGAAGACGGTGATGGCGGCGCTGCCCATGCCTCCCGTGAAGTTGTCGGCGCCCACGGTGAGCGCCAGGAAGAGGGGGTCTTTTCCCCGTGCCGCCAGCGCGATGTAGAGCAGGTTGGTGAGCGCCTGGGCCGAGCCGAAGAGCAGCAGGCTTCGCTTGATGCCCAGCTTCGCCACCAGCACGCCGCCCAGCACGGCCCCGGCGATGGCGCCCGCCATGCCCACGAACTTCTGGATGACGCCCAGCTCGGTGTTGCTGAAGCCCAACTCCAGGGTGAAGGGCGTGGTCATCCGGAAGGCCACCGCGTCGCCCACGCGGAACAGGACGATGAAGAGCAGCGTCCCCAGGGCGAGCCGGTAGCGCCAGAGGGCCCCGGTTGCCGTCTTGAAGAAGGAGGGGGCTTCCTGCTGGGCTTCGGCCGTGGGGGAGCGCGCCCGGTTCCGCTGGAAGAAGTCCACGAGCGGCTCCACCACCGAGGCGACGAGGGAGAGGGGCCGGTGGGAGGCCGGTGGCTCGGGGGCCAGCAACGTGGTCACCACGCCCACCGCCATGAGCGCCCCCATGACGGCATACGTGGACGTCCAGCCGATGAGGTCCGACAGCGTCAGCGCCACCGCCATGGCGAAGATCATCCCCACGCGGTAGCCGAGGGTGAAGGTGGTGACGCCGAGGGCGCGGTCCTCATCCGAGAGCAGATCGGTCCGGTACGCGTCCGCGACGATGTCCTGGCTGGCGGAGAGGAAGGCCACCAGCGCGGCCAAGCTGGCCATGAGCATCGTCTGGCGGCTGGGATCCACCTGCCCCATGACGACGAGGGCAAGGGCCAGCAACACCTGGGTGACCAGCAGCCACCCGCGCCGCCGCCCCAGGAAGGGCGGGTAATAGCGGTCCATCAGCGGCGCCCAGGCGAACTTGAAG
Protein-coding sequences here:
- a CDS encoding AmpG family muropeptide MFS transporter codes for the protein MSSPSVLSALRNPRVLLMFALGFSSGLPLYLTGSTLSAWMKNEGVSLKTIGIFSLVGFSYTFKFAWAPLMDRYYPPFLGRRRGWLLVTQVLLALALVVMGQVDPSRQTMLMASLAALVAFLSASQDIVADAYRTDLLSDEDRALGVTTFTLGYRVGMIFAMAVALTLSDLIGWTSTYAVMGALMAVGVVTTLLAPEPPASHRPLSLVASVVEPLVDFFQRNRARSPTAEAQQEAPSFFKTATGALWRYRLALGTLLFIVLFRVGDAVAFRMTTPFTLELGFSNTELGVIQKFVGMAGAIAGAVLGGVLVAKLGIKRSLLLFGSAQALTNLLYIALAARGKDPLFLALTVGADNFTGGMGSAAITVFITALCNRSFSATQYALLSSLSAVPMHLMGAASGFLAESLGWAGFFTFTTVAMAPALLVLLFLPRELGRTPQPEAALAQLTHPTSAPEAPAELASTAKKG